From one Lycium ferocissimum isolate CSIRO_LF1 chromosome 7, AGI_CSIRO_Lferr_CH_V1, whole genome shotgun sequence genomic stretch:
- the LOC132062565 gene encoding protein LIM1, translating to MSRNMTSTTVVMLVLLITCSAVMKESSAHSCSSTFFSALIQLIPCRASVAPFSPMPPTEACCASIKALGQPCLCVLINGPPISGVDRNMALQLPDKCTANFEPCEFGK from the exons ATGAGCAGAAACATGACTAGTACTACTGTAGTAATGCTGGTTTTATTAATTACCTGCAGTGCGGTTATGAAAGAAAGCAGTGCTCATTCTTGTAGCAGCACTTTCTTTTCAGCATTGATTCAGCTGATACCTTGTAGGGCATCGGTTGCTCCGTTCAGTCCGATGCCACCAACCGAGGCATGCTGTGCTTCGATCAAGGCGTTAGGGCAGCCATGTCTGTGTGTTCTTATCAATGGCCCTCCGATTTCTGGTGTTGATCGAAACATGGCCTTGCAGCTTCCTGATAAGTGCACTGCCAACTTTGAACCAT GTGAATTTGGAAAGTAA